A stretch of Canis lupus familiaris isolate Mischka breed German Shepherd chromosome 11, alternate assembly UU_Cfam_GSD_1.0, whole genome shotgun sequence DNA encodes these proteins:
- the SRFBP1 gene encoding serum response factor-binding protein 1 isoform X5 produces MKELKPDIVTKSALGDDINFEKVCKKPDSTATERAVARLAMHPLLKKKIDVLKAAVKAFKDARQNVVEVKSSENASEENHSKDTLCSNDDASKLQHEGTIISEQKEKEAKILAKKPVNSKEKRTKMEQGPNAIDIPNTPSKPSERAGIVPSDPRKTPADPKMKTLSKTKKGKESNSLLGGNSDGEELQEEEKEYFDDSTEERFYKQSSMSEDSDSGDDFFIGKVRRTRKKESNCHFSVKEQTPPKKVLLPEEDKHETHQSIRNDITKPSVELRKFESVFFHSLSGSKGSRRNSREQAPKSKTPGFQQNEPQLKNLFNRSAQRGFESSKQQSQLPLHPSWEASRRRKEQQSKIAVFQGKKIIFDD; encoded by the exons CCTGATTCTACTGCAACTGAAAGAGCAGTTGCCAGACTAGCTATGCATCctcttctgaagaaaaaaatagatgtgctAAAAG CTGCTGTCAAAGCCTTTAAAGATGCAAGACAAAATGTTGTTGAAGTTAAATCATCAGAGAATGCTTCAGAAGAAAATCATTCCAAGGACACTTTGTGTTCAAATGATGATGCCAGTAAGTTACAGCATGAAGGAACTATTATCagtgaacagaaagaaaaagaagccaaaatattGGCAAAGAAACCagtaaattcaaaagaaaaaagaaccaagatGGAACAGGGACCCAATGCTATAGACATTCCAAATACTCCATCAAAGCCTTCTGAAAGGGCTGGTATAGTTCCTTCTGATCCCCGGAAGACACCTGCTGACCCAAAAATGAAAAccttaagtaaaacaaaaaaaggaaaggagtccAATAGCTTACTTGGTGGAAACAGTGATGGAGAAGAattacaagaagaagaaaaagagtatttTGATGATAGCACAGAAGAAAGGTTTTACAAACAATCTTCCATGTCTGAGGATAGTGACAGTGGTGATGACTTCTTCATTGGGAAAGTCAGGCGGACACGAAAGAAGGAAAGTAATTGCCATTTTTCAGTTAAGGAacaaaccccccccaaaaaagtgttGTTACCGGAGGAAGATAAACATGAAACTCATCAGAGTATAAGAAATGACATAACCAAGCCAAGCGTGGAATTAAGGAAGTTTGAGtctgtatttttccattctttatctGGATCTAAAGGCTCTAGAAG aaattCCAGAGAACAGGCTCCAAAAAGCAAAACCCCAG GTTTTCAGCAAAATGAACCTCAACTCAAGAATCTGTTTAATAGGAGCGCACAAAGAGGATTTGAAAGTTCAAAACAGCAATCACAGCTGCCTCTTCATCCTTCATGGGAAGCaagcaggaggagaaaagaaCAGCAATCTAAAATTGCTGtgtttcaggggaaaaaaattatatttgatgatTGA